The following are from one region of the Siniperca chuatsi isolate FFG_IHB_CAS linkage group LG13, ASM2008510v1, whole genome shotgun sequence genome:
- the vapal gene encoding VAMP (vesicle-associated membrane protein)-associated protein A, like: MSKLDQILVLDPPYDLKFKGPFTDVVITNLKLKNPSDRKVCFKVKTTAPRRYCVRPNSGVIDPGATVVISVMLQPFEYDPNEKSKHKFMVQTIFAPPNVSDMDSLWKDAKPDDLMDSKLRCVFELPSENDKVNDMEATKAAPVMNSARADPSAATVPVTGSLEETEMKKVLEKCKRLQAEMNKLAEENRQLKDDGIRMRKVPRSDHMTSNSTSLLGREASTTSLPSLLVVIAAIFIGFFLGKFIL; encoded by the exons GTCCTTTCACAGATGTAGTCATCACCAACCTCAAACTGAAGAACCCTTCTGACAGAAAAGTGTGTTTCAAAGTGAAGACAACTGCGCCACGCAGGTACTGTGTACGGCCAAATAGCGGCGTCATCGATCCTGGAGCAACTGTCGTTATCTCTG tcaTGCTACAGCCCTTTGAGTATGACCCCAACGagaaaagtaaacacaaattcATGGTGCAGACGATTTTTGCCCCGCCAAATGTTTCTGACATGGATTCATTG TGGAAAGATGCAAAACCCGATGATCTCATGGATTCCAAGTTGAGATGTGTCTTCGAGCTGCCTTCTGAAAACGATAAAGTG AATGACATGGAGGCCACCAAAGCAGCCCCAGTGATGAACTCTGCAAGGGCCGACCCATCAGCAGCCACGGTGCCTGTCACTGGCTCACTGGAGGAAACAGAGATGAAGAAAGTGCTGGAGAAGTGCAAGAGGCTGCAAGCTGAGATGAACAAACTGGCTGAGGAGAACCGGCAATTAAAG GATGATGGCATTAGAATGAGAAAGGTACCCCGCTCAGACCACATGACATCAAACTCAACCAGCCTCCTTGGCCGAGAAGCCAGCACCACCTCCCTGCCCTCCCTTCTCGTCGTCATAGCAGCCATCTTCATCGGATTCTTCCTAGGGAAGTTCATCTTGTAG